In Malus sylvestris chromosome 16, drMalSylv7.2, whole genome shotgun sequence, the following are encoded in one genomic region:
- the LOC126609314 gene encoding uncharacterized protein LOC126609314 produces the protein MDRNAFAVLCDLLQTHGGLVDDGHVTIEEQVATFVNILAHHNKNRLMQVRFIRFGETISRYIRRVLRALLNLQEVLFAKPTPIPEDCTESRWKCFKGCLGALDGTYIGVTVPEVDRPRYRTRKGHIATNVLGICTHDLKFVYVLSGWEGSATDSRVLGDDVTRANGLKVPTDYTATSRNWNDNEEDVLLTILEEMVVDGVRCETGSFKAGTFVMVATKMREMILSINIEPKHIQNKLKRLKEKYSSAYDMMNTSGFGWNDEKKCVVVDSDDVLQLWVMKHPNAYYKPNKPFPLYPRLCTVFGRD, from the exons ATGGATAGGAATGCATTTGCAGTTTTATGTGATTTACTACAAACTCATGGTGGGTTGGTAGATGATGGTCATGTTACAATAGAGGAGCAAGTTGCTACTTTTGTTAACATATTAGCCCACCACAATAAAAATAGGTTAATGCAAGTTAGATTCATTAGGTTTGGTGAAACTATTAGTCGGTATATTCGCAGAGTATTGCGTGCGTTGCTCAATTTGCAAGAGGTGTTGTTTGCAAAACCAACCCCTATCCCGGAGGATTGCACGGAATCGAGATGGAAATGCTTTAAG GGTTGCTTAGGAGCGCTAGATGGAACATACATAGGGGTCACTGTGCCTGAGGTCGATAGACCAAGATATAGAACAAGGAAAGGTCATATAGCAACTAATGTGTTAGGCATATGCACACATGACCTCAAATTTGTATATGTGTTATCCGGTTGGGAGGGATCAGCTACTGATTCGAGAGTTCTTGGTGACGATGTTACTAGAGCTAATGGCCTCAAGGTCCCAACTG ATTATACAGCCACCTCACGTAATTGGAATGATAATGAGGAGGATGTGCTGCTTACCATCCTCGAGGAGATGGTAGTTGATGGTGTTAGGTGTGAGACCGGCAGTTTTAAGGCTGGTACATTTGTAATGGTTGCCACCAAGATGAGGGAGATGATTCTGAGCATTAATATAGAgccaaagcatatacaaaacaAGCTGAAACGTCTGAAAGAAAAGTATTCCTCTGCATATGACATGATGAATACCTCTGGATTTGGTTGGAATGACGAAAAAAAATGTGTTGTTGTGGATAGTGACGATGTACTACAGCTGTGGGTGATG AAACATCCTAATGCATATTACAAACCAAATAAGCCATTTCCATTGTATCCACGCTTGTGTACGGTGTTTGGGAGAGACTGA
- the LOC126609315 gene encoding chloroplastic import inner membrane translocase subunit TIM22-2-like — protein sequence MKTERGEIKLGRIPVLCLVNYLHTIWEAIGAGLLKKIGFKGSFADAGSSAKTFAVLSEVHCLVVCMLKRLRGKDDAGCCIGLALSFPGAPQALLQSCLTFGAFSFVIEGLYKQQPALAQPFYVRKKSEQVRPLVLPLQLSLPVQLKAGFTFFCNSFKNLKKGTSHLA from the exons ATGAAAACTGAGAGAGGAGAAATAAAACTTGGGAGGATTCCTGTTCTGTGTTTAGTGAATTATTTACATACAATCTGGGAAGCTATAG GTGCGGGGTTGTTgaagaaaattggttttaaaggATCCTTTGCAGATGCAGGATCTTCTGCTAAG acATTTGCAGTTTTGTCCGAAGTGCACTGTTTGGTTGTCTGCATGTTGAAGAGGCTGCGAGGAAAGGATGATG CTGGATGTTGCATTGGTCTTGCTCTTAGTTTTCCAG GTGCACCCCAGGCTCTTCTACAAAGCTGTCTCACTTTTGGGGCATTCTCATTTGTTATTGAAGGCCTATACAAGCAGCAGCCGGCTTTAGCACAACCATTTTATGTGAGGAAGAAAAGTGAGCAAGTTCGTCCCTTGGTTCTCCCCCTTCAACTTTCACTCCCGGTCCAACTAAAAGCGGGTTTCACCTTCTTTTGCAATTCCTTTAAGAATCTCAAGAAGGGCACTTCTCACCTAGCCTAA